The proteins below come from a single Paramormyrops kingsleyae isolate MSU_618 chromosome 25, PKINGS_0.4, whole genome shotgun sequence genomic window:
- the c25h4orf33 gene encoding UPF0462 protein C4orf33 homolog isoform X2 — translation MNFTIDQTWDSLPVNHDPVNIKFSPGDCGLLMEVSAPFFNDPASPPGGAGQPFPGLWDYEVVESFFLNSNTEKYLEVELCPHGQHLILLLSGRGHAFQQGLPLSFHASINGNRWVGQALLPWRYFPPGVNKMNSYAIHGSGEARTYESLYPIPRDEIEAGQKPNFHRLEYFQDFRLQEIMGDGWVQPDSDLWTTAI, via the exons ATGAACTTCACCATCGATCAGACTTGGGACAGCTTACCCGTGAACCACGACCCTGTAAACATTAAGTTCTCGCCGGGAGATTGTGGACTTTTAATGGAAGTGTCCGCCCCCTTTTTCAATGATCCAGCATCTCCACCAGGGGGTGCTGGTCAGCCATTTCCTGGACTTTGGGACTATGAAG ttgtCGAGTCCTTCTTCTTGAATAGCAACACAGAAAAATATCTGGAGGTGGAACTTTGCCC GCATGGacaacatttaattttattactttCTGGGAGAGGACATGCATTCCAG CAAGGGCTGCCTTTGTCATTCCACGCCTCCATAAACGGGAATAGGTGGGTGGGGCAGGCTCTCCTTCCGTGGAGATATTTCCCACCAGGAGTGAATAAAATGAATTCCTATGCAATCCATGGTTCTGGAGAAGCAAGGACCTATGAATCCCTTTATCCCATACCAAGGGATGAAATCGAGGCGGGTCAAAAACCCAACTT TCATCGCCTGGAATACTTCCAAGATTTCCGCCTTCAAGAAATCATGGGAGATGGATGGGTGCAGCCCGACTCCGACCTTTGGACAACGGCTATATGA
- the c25h4orf33 gene encoding UPF0462 protein C4orf33 homolog isoform X1, protein MFVLSQMNFTIDQTWDSLPVNHDPVNIKFSPGDCGLLMEVSAPFFNDPASPPGGAGQPFPGLWDYEVVESFFLNSNTEKYLEVELCPHGQHLILLLSGRGHAFQQGLPLSFHASINGNRWVGQALLPWRYFPPGVNKMNSYAIHGSGEARTYESLYPIPRDEIEAGQKPNFHRLEYFQDFRLQEIMGDGWVQPDSDLWTTAI, encoded by the exons ATGTTTGTTTTGTCTCAG ATGAACTTCACCATCGATCAGACTTGGGACAGCTTACCCGTGAACCACGACCCTGTAAACATTAAGTTCTCGCCGGGAGATTGTGGACTTTTAATGGAAGTGTCCGCCCCCTTTTTCAATGATCCAGCATCTCCACCAGGGGGTGCTGGTCAGCCATTTCCTGGACTTTGGGACTATGAAG ttgtCGAGTCCTTCTTCTTGAATAGCAACACAGAAAAATATCTGGAGGTGGAACTTTGCCC GCATGGacaacatttaattttattactttCTGGGAGAGGACATGCATTCCAG CAAGGGCTGCCTTTGTCATTCCACGCCTCCATAAACGGGAATAGGTGGGTGGGGCAGGCTCTCCTTCCGTGGAGATATTTCCCACCAGGAGTGAATAAAATGAATTCCTATGCAATCCATGGTTCTGGAGAAGCAAGGACCTATGAATCCCTTTATCCCATACCAAGGGATGAAATCGAGGCGGGTCAAAAACCCAACTT TCATCGCCTGGAATACTTCCAAGATTTCCGCCTTCAAGAAATCATGGGAGATGGATGGGTGCAGCCCGACTCCGACCTTTGGACAACGGCTATATGA